The sequence ATTAAGCTTGAAAATTCCTCCTAGGAATTGGTTTTGAATCAAAGAGGCCTGATCTGAATGTTATGGACAAAACGCAACCTTAACTGGCTTTGAAGCGAAGCAGCGCATGAACAAACATGGAAGTTACTGACAAGTATGACTTGCCCATGAACAAATATGAATGCTACTGACAAATATGACTTGCCCATGAACAAATATGAATGCAAGTATGTTGTAGAGAAGGAATGAACTCACAGCAGGCCCTACATGTCATGCCCAACCATATGGAATGCAGAAACCAACACAATAATCGGTTGATGGACAAGTGATTCAGAAGGCTAACTACGCATCATGACCTGTTTCATGTAAAAACGCAAAAGATAATTGAGAATTATAGTGGGGAAAAACAGCGTGTCCCATTtcacaaaaggaaagaaaaaaaagcatGTCACGAGCACATGCCCATTTCACACCACCCAAAAACTGAAGTACCGACCCACTCAAGCAAAAGCTCATGACAAAGAGGTTGGGTTGCCAGCTATGCATCATAAGCAGTAGTCATTTTGCTCGCAAGAGCTCTTATCATCCTGAATGCGAAGTAAAACACCCTATGTGACTTTTGCTTCATCATCATTAATCAAATTTGTAGGATGGCGACGCTGAGGCATGAACAGAGGAAGTTTCTTTCATGCCCACGGGAGCAGCATCCGCAACACTCTCTCCACTAACCATGGTTTGTGAATCCCCCTAATAAGACATAAAAGGATAGTTCAGTGTAAGTACAGGATTCACGTACTTGTATAGACAAATCGCACAAGGCTACAGATTAGATAGTAGATGAAATAAGATTTGTTACATCAGTGCCATCTTCTCACAGTGAACAGCTTGGACTCACCCACAAATTCAAAGAGAATCACACTGCACTGTGAGGCAGCAATCAGGCTTGGAGTACATGATGCACTTGCTTCAGGCATCATATATGTAACACTCCGGCCATAGCCACCGGTTCCTGGCCGTTAcgcctggcgggatctagactgaccCCACAGACTaacactagtcttttctgcgcactttgtcctcacttgtgCGCACCAGGGACCAAATTCTTGGTCGGTCAACCATTCTAGAATCGCTCCaagccaagcacgcttaactttggagttcttttagAATGGGCTCCTGGTAAAGAAAGGAATTCCTTGTTGATgtgagtagtctatcattcctgTTAAGCCAGACTCTCACATACAACCCCACCCAAAGGAACCAACGTCCTCGTCTGCCCATCaggaatgttccctcttggcacatgtATCTGCGTCTagtccggcacatgtgccatgccgtgtaccACAACGGACCACACGCGCCATGCGCTGCATGTCCGCGCACCTGACCCGCACATGTCTGTGTAACCGCAAGGGTCAGCTCTACACCCCGGCCATAGCCATCCGTTCCTGGCTGTTAcgcctggcgggatctagactgaccCCACAAACCAACACTAGTCTTtcctgcacactttgtcctcactcgcgCACACCCGGgaccaacttcccggtcggtcactcATCATAGAATCGCTCCaagccaagcacgcttaactttggagttcttttcgaatgggctgccaaaaaagaaggaattccttgttgatatgagtaCTCTATCATTCCTATTAAGCCAGACTCTCACAATATACCGGCTTCCTTAGGAataataataaatgtttattagtcaGACTCAGACATCACATACCAGCTAAGAAAGACCTGCCATTGAAGCTTGACTGCATCTAGAAAACAATAATATAAACTTGGTCACATGAGGACACTAGAATGGCTGATGGTCCATCAAGAAGAAAAAAGGAGACCAGTTGACCAGCATCACAGCCAGTAGTCTTATATGAGTATCATGAATAATAACATCTGGTTTTTTAACTAATTTTCATGTATCTCCACATCAATAGGTTGATAGCCTCCAAAAAAACTCAAGGCTATAATCTCAATTCTTAAGTTAGCTGCAACAGTAGGCTAAGTTGACTCAGGGAGATAAAATGCACCAATCTTGGATTTGCTTGCATGCTTAATGTTTTCATCAGTACCAAGTAAATCTTACTAGTTCCTGAGGTATGCAAGCAGACACAGCGAAGCAAAACAATGCAAATAACTTATTTCTCCATGTAATATACCCCATACAGTTGCTGCTAAACTAAAAAACTCTCTGCAACTTCAGTGCCATGGCAATCCGTTTCAAAAGGAAAACTATACAAAAGGAAATAAATGACCCAGGATGGATGGATGACTATTCAAGCTGAGAATAAAGGAGGGTCTGGAACTCAATCCACAACAAAGAGCCAAAGATAGCAAAATTTCACCGCTTAGCCTCTTGCTAAGTAGACATACTGCTAGTTACGTTCATTGGATTACATTCGCTAGATGTAGCTTATGTCTCCACTGTTTCCTTGATATATAAGTATATGAAACCAACACATGACCTTTCCACAGCACCAAAAACTTAAGTACCAACACATTTGTAAGAAAGCTCATCTCGTGAGAAGAAATACAGTATGATCAGTCCAAAGAGATTAGTTTTCAACTGGCAAAGAATTGGCCATAGGAAAGATCTCGACAACTTCCCTCATGCATTTCCCATGAACTCTCTTTCCGCTTTTCCCTAAAACTATCGAAGTCAGCACTTATCAGATTATACAATCACTCACGGTTGTCAGTTATGCAGCATATGTAGTGACTTTGATTACCAGGGAGTTGCCAAATCAAACATGATAGTGTTCTACTGTATCAAGACTTGCAATCaaacattttttttaataaaaaacagTTGACTCAAAGCGCAGATTATCACAACTACAATAATCCAATGCCCTCAAGTAATTTAAATAAAATAAATCTAAGGACCAAACTTCTACAGACTTTACCAGGATCTTCAGGATAGACTCACCTTGTTGCACACCAAAGAAGGAGGCCACGCCATGATGTAGGGATGTGCGGGGCTTACATACGTACTATCACCAAAGAGCTTGCTTAGCTTTGCTGTTTCCAGGCAGAGGGATAGCAGAGATCCAGTACGTTCGTCAGTATACTCATCATACTTAGTTGACAAATAAACAAAACCATCGATAACCGCCTCAATGTACACTGTGGGATCATCCTTAGTGGCATCAATAAATGTAGTGAGCAGAAAAGTATCTCCCAGAACCCATTTCTGAACACCATCGTCATCAGCTCTCCAAAGCCAAACATGAAGCGTTCCTCTCTCTGCATCAGAGAGATCTATGCCAACCATACATAGCATCCCATCCTTGGTCTGACCAAGTCTGAATCGCGTAGAGCTAATCTGTCCCAAGAATGGCGGCAAATCCAGTCTAGAGAATTGCACTGTCGCAGTGTTGAGAACAAGTACATAGGGTCGACTCGTGTGCTTCCAGTAAACGAATCCATTCAGCTGCGTGCCAGGGTAAAACTTGATAATGTCgtgtggcggtggcggcggggttTCCACCCATGGGAAAACCTGCCACTCCCTTGTCACCGTTGAGAAGACAGCTACGCAAGCCGGCGCCCGCTGGCGCGTGCTCTGGTGTTGGACACAGACCATACGGAACACCCGCTGGTCCTCTTCGGGGAAGACAATGTGGGCCTCAAGAGAGTCGGAGAATAGGATCTCCTCGGGCGGCCGGGGTAACAGATGCAGCGCCTGCGTGACAGGGTTGTAGGCAGCGATCTGGTGGGTGGCATCTTTGGCGAGGACGACGTAGCCGGCGTGGAAGCTATGTAGCTTCCACCCGAGGGTGGAGTCGCCGCTGTCTTCCGGGAGACGGGTGAGGAAGAAATCGGAgccgcggacggcggcggcgaggtccgggtCGGAGCGGCTGCGGAGGGGGACGAAGGGAGGTACGGGGGCGCGGCAGGGTTCTCCGAAGAATCCAAGGAGCTGCGGTGGGTGGAGCGCCCGGAAGCGGCGGCGGAAGGCGGGGGACGAGCGGACGGCGTTGAGGAAGGTGCGGCAGGCGAGGGCGGCCCGGACGAGGCTCGGtagggagggaaggaggaggaagatctCGCAGAGGAGGTCGTCGCTGATAGCGGAAATGGTGGTGAATGTCGCCGGTGGGCCTTTCGCCGGCGGCGGTAGCCCTAGCTCGGAGGCCATGGCGCCTGGAGACGAGAGGCGAGCCGCACGGGCAGGGCAGGGCCGGGCGGAAAATCCTATCTGTCGCTCGCTGCGGCAAACTGTCGACCAAAACGCACACTTCGAGCGGTCTGCGATGGCCCGGGCTATTTTAAGCGTAGCATAGCACTTTTTTTTAGGTAAATGTTTGGAGACGGTGCGCCGGCGGAAGCTTCGGCCGGTCCAGTCCACGTGCGCACGCGCGATCCACTCGCGAGCAACCACGTGGCGTGATGGACCCGAGTTGACTAGTCCTCCTGCGTTATCCCGCGGATCTCGCCTCATCTCCGTCTTGCAGCTCCGCGGATCTTGCCCCATCCTCGTCTCTTGCGTCCATCGTTGCAGCACGCAACGCCGACGCCCGCATCTCCTGTCTCCATCACAACAACGCTTGAGGAGCTCGCCGTCGGCCATGGAAGATCGAATCCCCGCGCGGCCATGGATGTAGATCTCACCCCGCCATGCTTACAGCCCCGTTCGCCATTGGATGCAGCAAGGCCGTTGACCATTCCTATTCCCAGCGGTTGCAACTCCCACATGCCTCATGCTTCTGCCACGCCGCCGACGAGCCGGGCAGCGATGGGCAACACCAGAGGCTTCTGCAGAAATCGTCGCACCCCCTCATGTTGCAACCGTTTACAAAAAAGCTTCATCCCCCTTGATGGAAAGCTTCAATCGGATGTTGAGAAAGCTACAAGCTGTCAGTGCCATCGCCAGAAAGCTACAACCGTTGACATGAAATGCTACAACCTTcaatgaaaaaagtttcaaccgaaACGACACAAAAAGCCTTGACCAAGCGCTGCTAAAAAGAAAATAGCTACAACCATTGATAgaaaagcttcaactgtagttggAAAAAGCTCCAACCATTGAGAGAGAAAGCTACAACTAGACAATATGCAAATCAGAAAAGTTGCAACCGCTAACAGAAATGCTTCAATTGTATgtgtgaaaagcttcaaccggcgacCGGCGAGGGGGAAAGCCATGAGCGGTGCCGGGTGTGGGCATGTTGGATATGCTACATTGTTTTTGTGTTGGAACCGACATTTTCTTTTGCTACGACCATGTGACATTTTCAATGCCGGTTGTAGCTTTTGCAACCGCCGGTTGTAGCTTTTTCGTTTGTCGTCCATGGCTTACAGCTTCacagttgaagcttttttcattgTCGGATGAAGCTTTTTTTGTCGCCAGATGAAGCTTTTTTGTCACCAGTTGTAACTTTTCTTTGGTCGTTCATAGTTTTCCTTCATATGAGTTGAAACTTTTTCCAtagctggttgaagctttttttcgTCACCGATTGTAGCTTTTTTCGTCATAGGTTGCAGCACTAGGCATCTTCCTGGGCGCTCGATTTTTTTGTTGCAAGCGAGGGATGAGCGCCGGCGAGCACACCGGTGAGCATGCCGGTCAGCTCCGGTCCTCGCCATCGGAGCTACAACAGTTGCCACGGAAGCTACCACCGCATGGGTGGGCTGTTGCATGTGCGAAGCCGGTGACGAGGACGGCCGCCGAGGGCTGGGATTGGCGACCAGGGCGGCCGGCAAAGACGGACGGCGATCAGAGACGAGGAGGGCAGGCGAGGGGGTGGCGATGAGGGGAAACGTGTGCGACCGGCGAGACGGGGTTCCTTTTCCCGTCCGtgctcgcgagaggaagaagacgacgcgaTTGGATAAAGATCCAATGGATCGGGACGGGCCGATCTGACGGCTAGGGTTGGACCGGCCGAAGCGTTCGGCCGGTGCGTCGGCGCCTAGCATCGCCCTTTTTTTAGGGTTAAACTCCAACTTTATTCATgaaagttcacctggagtgggatACATCTGATATCGTGGGGAGTACCAAACCAAACGTGGCGTCCCGGACCTCTAGAAAAAGAAAATTTTGCTAAACTATGTGCTTCAACATTGACAGCACGACTCTCAAACACAAAAGCAGGGGCGAAGCCAGAAAAAATTATTGCTGGTGTCATATTTGTAAGTATAGTGGTAGCATTGCGTATTTGTAAGAGTATCTTGTTACCTCTAAAGTAGGCTAGTGAAAAATCATTGGTGTCATTTGACACCATTGACCACATGCTAGCTCCGCCCCTGCACAAAAGTACAATGAAATGAAGATGCTCTGAGTGTTATCTCATTAACAATTGCCCCATATGGGCCCGTAGCATTTTTGTTGATGTCTGCCACCACCTGTTGGCAATCCGATGCAACCACAAAGTTTTGGACACCCAAGTCCTCTGCAAGTGCCAAGGCCTCCCGACATGCCATTGCTTCAAGGGAGTCTGGGTATGTAATCCCCTCAATCACTAGAGCTGAACTTCCCCAGATAATTTCCTTCTTCATCCCTGCATACAGCCGTAGTAGAACCTTCTATTCTGCCCAGAACTCCCGCATCCACATGTATCTTGCAGTGTCCTGTTGGTGGCTTCTTTGGCCGTGTGTGCACCCGAGTGCTTGGCACCACTATTGCGGCTCCTTTTTGATCATTCTCCTTAACAATGCCGAGGTCAGCTATAAGCCTTGTGATGAAACCGTGAGTCGTGTGGGGACTCTGGAAGATAGCTTCATGGATAGCCTTGCGCCTCGCATGCCATATGGACCATAATGTTATCGCCACCATCACGGACTCTTCATGAGATAGCAATTCCAAGAGCGTGAACAACCACTACTTCGCCTTAGGCTCCGAAATAGCTATGATTTTATGTGTCGTCTCCTCATCAGACAGGGCCCAAACGCTTCTCGACGAAGTGCACTTCAAGAGTGAATGACGCCAGGAATCCCGGACTCCGCAGAGTCCGCATTGAGGGGAATCAGCAATATGACGATGAGCTCGAACATCATTTGTCGGAAGTGAATGCTTAGACAGTCTCCATAAGAACGTCCTTACTTTGCCTGGAACTGCTGTTTTCCACAAGGTTTTCCATGCCCCCTCCTCAGCCCTGGAGTTGGACGAACCTGAAACTTCCTCGAGCCATGCTTCTCTTCAGTTCTTGGTAGCGACAAGCATGTTATATGTTGATGTCACAGTGAAGgatccatcactacaaaaaaaagacacatccgtgacattttgggccgaacaaatttttttcctgtcatgcttatgacacttctatgatgataattgtgacaaaactcggtatcatcatagatgtggtgggctcctacttatgtgacaaaaaatcatgacaaaaaatgggcttttcgtcctgggcgggccggagacgcagctgcatgacattctttgggcgtccatgacagaaaaaaaccgtggtagaagcgagggcgaggaaaatttcagggagttcccagttacggtgggtggtcgggggccgagcgatgcgcgtttcttcatacacgtacgcgcgtgtgtgcgaggcgttggctctaactgatcccgagcgaggcgttgggctctaactgaacccgagcgattgcactgcaggctacacgttactgaacccgagcgattgatcgatggctgttaactaaacccgatcgagcgattccttcgctactgctgctaactgaagccgatcgatgctgcctctggatgaacagtgagcgttgcggggggagggggtggatgaacagtgagcggtgggggtggatgaataggaccccgtggcgttgcctctggatgaacatgaccccgatcgatcgagccggtttgggctggatgaacaggaccccgtgggagggctggatgaacaggacgaccccgtggaggggtggatgaacagtagacggtggagggatggatgaacagtagcccatggaggggtggttgaacaggagcctgcaGAGAGGGGTGggtgaacagtagccgatggagtagcgcgcggtggagtctggatgaacaggagcccgtggatgaacagtcgcaggtggaggctgaaggaggtcgacggtggatgaacagtagcccgtggaggctggaggaggtcgacggtggagatgaacagtattccatggagtcctgttttgcggtacgccacatctctcccaatgaacaggacccccgtttcgaccgtagcgctccaacacaagtctgtttcatccgttttgcggtacgccacacccctcccgatcaacaggacccccgtttcgaatataggaggtccgtttcctccgttttgtggtacgccagacccctcccgatgaacaggatcccgttttgaacgtggtcggtcgaacacaagaccgttccctccattttgtggtatgccaggcttcgtttccatcgcctgtttcgtccaagccctcccaatgaacacgacgacacattccgttccgacccagctagttgtacacgagccctggccgtacgtatgcgcgagtaggcgttccagaccccgcccgtatgtacgtatgtggccgtattttctttcttgcacagtggccactatacgtacgtgtacatgctgcgtgcgcgcctctactacgacacgtgcgcgcctctactaagacacgtgtgcgcctctacattgaccagtatgtacatacacgttcgtgaccagaatgacaacggtacgtacgcttcgaccaggtgggtcccgactgtcaggcacttccttgcgtgcgaagatgtagctggtgggtcccagcagtcaggggggcgaattgtttttttgcccggacgcacttccttgcgtgcgaatatgtagctggtgggtcccagtagtcagggggaaacattttttcgtgaaataaggtggcccgtccggtgggtccctgctgtcaggtgaaggaataattattttgcgcgtataataaggaggcacttccttgcggccgccgtggacccagctgtcagcctctccacatatagtactcttccgatggaagtcggtcgttgaccacgttgaccacgccgcgtcgagagcaccggggcggtgatcgtcggcgaggcctaagaaggggatgacgcggagccggggaagacgcagcagtggaagcccgcgcggagaggagtacgagggttcactggtttggctgcggtgtgaggctgctgtcgtcgcagaataacaggggggtgtgggtgagtagagggatggcctggccaacgatgggagtagtacgggccggtgaggcctccgcggcatcacagccggccacaggacgcaggagcacgcggcacgaccggcactgctttgggcagctggagcaagaagaccagaggttgaagaagcactacggccgttggatggacatcgtacggtcactgcagctagaatcatttatattgactaagttgacaaagcccttggtacgcgtcaacttagtaggcccacaactcagatttggcagagaacatatagcccatttgcaatttgtaagaatgtacaacccattttttaattctaatggaatttattacagcccatttacagtttgttaaaagtacagcccaacttctagctaggacaatgattaataatttcaaacaaccgctcaaaacagaattcaaaaaaattcccacattttgatgggatccgaaatttctagtcaggttaaatataatttcaaaataaagttgtattacgttaaaatccaatgaaatattgcgcgcacaacaagtaatgaaattaaaattttcaaattccaaaaataatatatttttaaactaattacacgtttggtgcatagttactacccagttattataattacatcccatttattatttttgaaagtctattttcttgttaagcctaatgcatacctcctaggaaagtttgcagcccagcggggcggagaatataacaagttgacccggatattatgTATAACTGtcagcccagttgcattgctgatgttgaaaagaAGGCCTTtatagtacagtacaacctaacatggctacttagcccacattcagcgacgccggaaaggcccaaacaaggcttctatacaactttttgaagtcactaagctcaattaataacttaagaaaaaagctagattatagtggaacctaattaaaagttgtcacgagcaaataaataattcaatagctcccacttgtgcgtgtgtgcgtgtgtgtgcgtgtgtgtgtgagagagagagagacccatcggtcaatgctcgtaaatacatctttcagccatatgcattgttgatgctcagtaaaaacttatatagttgacacaatcatatataACATCATAGCActctgaacttgcatacaaaaatttcacgca comes from Triticum aestivum cultivar Chinese Spring chromosome 5B, IWGSC CS RefSeq v2.1, whole genome shotgun sequence and encodes:
- the LOC123112153 gene encoding uncharacterized protein, with protein sequence MASELGLPPPAKGPPATFTTISAISDDLLCEIFLLLPSLPSLVRAALACRTFLNAVRSSPAFRRRFRALHPPQLLGFFGEPCRAPVPPFVPLRSRSDPDLAAAVRGSDFFLTRLPEDSGDSTLGWKLHSFHAGYVVLAKDATHQIAAYNPVTQALHLLPRPPEEILFSDSLEAHIVFPEEDQRVFRMVCVQHQSTRQRAPACVAVFSTVTREWQVFPWVETPPPPPHDIIKFYPGTQLNGFVYWKHTSRPYVLVLNTATVQFSRLDLPPFLGQISSTRFRLGQTKDGMLCMVGIDLSDAERGTLHVWLWRADDDGVQKWVLGDTFLLTTFIDATKDDPTVYIEAVIDGFVYLSTKYDEYTDERTGSLLSLCLETAKLSKLFGDSTYVSPAHPYIMAWPPSLVCNKGDSQTMVSGESVADAAPVGMKETSSVHASASPSYKFD